Proteins found in one Hoplias malabaricus isolate fHopMal1 chromosome 17, fHopMal1.hap1, whole genome shotgun sequence genomic segment:
- the si:ch211-159i8.4 gene encoding matrix-remodeling-associated protein 5, translating into MALLGVFHPRLQAALLLLLFLFQSSCSCPRSCSCPNPKEVHCTFRHLPSAPRHLPKDTERVNLGYNSIVAVEPSDFENLRQLEMLMLHGNDIGSVASGSFYQLRHLQILKLSYNKLKSVNPGMFEGLMGLIRLHLDHNLISFIEPFSFSGLTSLKLLQLEGNRLQDLHPHSFTTLSVLGSFWSSGLRHLHLSDNLLQNLLPGTLQNLDRLEVLSLHGNPWTCDCSLRWLLDWERKHQGVIKCKKERDSAAENCAVCASPQSLNNSQIFQLSAHKLSCDRPSIQSPLKTGESSSYEDQDPDLPYTKDLEHPLGHLTFTLSDSHGNRAHVACEVTRPVEGTSVQWEQLKRSEDVAVNVTLMTFLECEIDREALQNLWRLVAYYYESPAILQRGARHENTSKVTFQYSQLTSEDSPYFTELKGHLMAEPAWLLQPKVTLQLNRRKTTTKKLVLNFSAFIAKRIHGKGEEEDVTSSWTLIPRGTAERIQIVLEQSDITLDCNVLSSGHNTVEWMLPDLTLLEQTNSPRIISEHNRLIIKNVSMSDTGLYHCFVRTEADVDIVSYRLAVRERLLSPSDLNGKKISVEKGESLSLPCSVTSPQPIETRWYLPQHEILKATSAKGRVYVSPNNTLIITNVMHEDAGEYSCLAANLYGADMLSHQVVVTGEKEEPTDVTTEKTESSLFEDMEGSGYQEIKKQTSKQVPKGGDGKKRGPTTGIHRQVLKGKRIKENVRKPNKSVKELDPSRWAQILAKAKAKITTLPPTTVMASTTTTTTTTTTTTTTTATTITTRKTTPAPMTPSPTTSSNSANTHIDDFTTKHWVLSPHKENTDHKSAQKAQSPQKPGDFITTLTSLTTSSPINRSIEHVPQHKHKQQTRTNINPVPSQRQRPPHRRPPHRRIRLQRPTRPPTTTKKIMFTTTPSTTSAPISIIPVATPTSDNYVLNSQVGSEHDPHRGERLKSSSAPIKEEEIQAKNKLDFTSSTPFSTQEKEYRRENIEDTDWTIKDKYNVTSTGPSTEIPGIKLSTSQRQPLTTVEPILTSVNRHKVEISEVKPESPGLPQHPWLNQNKRENPITPPTRPPTLSPIWPKVHGSRHHSSIDRTWHLLTRGRGATNRPEISAQTAKPTAFVPWLEATPFPRTLPPQSSRVRDYLLLSRLRNRFRQSQLDTYRLSQLGKQATLKPRVQPTLRPHPNIYKPLTPPSTVATPSKSQTTASILYGNRWHYSHLGEKKLSTALPFPNLMASGVKPRIIMTDSLSVSTLAETNIVLRCQASGEPKPAISWTKVSTGATIQANTKHGQRFEVLPNGTFIIKNVQLQDRGQYLCSAQNKFGSDRMVVTLTVQTEPPKIVGHKSRHVSVSLGKPFSLDCVAVGKPQAQISWLLPDRTFIREAENLDRPISLFPNGTLSIKAANFSSKGDYKCIASNAAGADTVTFHLHIAGLPPTITEDSSEIISVNPGRSISIHCTSKGEPAPLLKWALPDGSQMKPTQFLGRRIFVFPNGTLYIRTITPADSGAYECSAMNVLGSVKRTVDLSMKQGSLDPWKGPFQQHMVSALFGSTVYLHCPESVGSQRGTIWRLPSKILLEHRYSPQRHITAFPNGTLRIQRLTEADGGGYLCVYQRPNGEEMELFQVEVLMKPPKIQNLGSQQKRVTNGENFVVDCVASGLPNPEVSWSLPDGTIINNALQSDDSGTRNRRYVIFGNGTLLMQHMSKNDEGDYTCYAKNTLGEDAMRVSVQVVPNSPRISSKDQTSLWAPLGREAQMTCDATGEPRPTIIWISPSNEIITLSSVKYKILDNGTLIIKNVALSDQGKYACVARNLAGDDIKNVKLQVEVKEPHIAGKRGRTESKVLAVSYQTLLLHCKSEGMPEPQVTWTTSYGMTLPLPYAGGRFQVHKNGTLELRGVRKTDEGQFLCVAKNYLGEASLAIDLEVASLAEKPSFPMPNIEFIPLKPDGDDLMLECRAVGKPKPEFIWILPNSTVLAPGMKLKRFVHYFENGTLHIIQPVPSDKGVYRCLAKNVAGQAEKRYALEPGRKPQIRGTGSPVKISFGQTMNMLCTVDGWPQATITWTLPNGMLLDRPQVIGRVTYLSNGTLQLRETTKFDRGTYVCKATNTFGSSSIAYPVSIVVFPPQITKAPPSITRVTKGSPVTLNCVATGVPKPEISWTLPGRTTLVPNNRFTALGGLHMTEEGGLVIQEPSLMNSGIYKCNAKNALGMDFKATYLQVI; encoded by the exons ATGGCTCTCTTGGGCGTCTTCCATCCCCGGCTCCAAGCAGCTCTGCTGCTCCTCCTTTTCCTGTTCCAGTCCTCGTGCTCCTGTCCAAGGTCCTGCAGCTGCCCAAACCCAAAAGAGGTTCATTGTACCTTCCGCCATCTTCCTTCAGCTCCTCGACACCTGCccaaagacacagagagggtCAATCTCGG ATATAATAGCATTGTGGCAGTGGAACCCTCAGACTTCGAGAACCTGCGGCAGCTGGAGATGTTAATGCTGCATGGAAATGACATTGGCTCCGTGGCATCAGGATCATTTTATCAGCTACGACAcctgcag ATCCTAAAGCTGAGCTACAATAAGCTGAAGTCAGTCAATCCAGGCATGTTTGAAGGTCTGATGGGTTTGATTCGTCTTCATCTGGATCACAACCTCATCTCCTTCATCGAGCCCTTCTCCTTCAGTGGATTAACCTCACTGAAGCTCCTGCAGCTGGAGGGAAACCGGCTCCAGGACCTCCACCCTCACTCTTTCACCACCCTCTCTGTCCTGGGAAGCTTCTGGAGCTCGGGTCTGCGGCACCTCCACCTGTCCGACAACCTGCTGCAGAACCTGCTCCCAGGAACCCTGCAGAACCTGGACCGGCTGGAGGTTCTCTCGCTGCATGGGAACCCTTGGACCTGTGACTGCTCTCTCCGCTGGCTCCTGGACTGGGAGAGAAAGCACCAGG GAGTGATCAAGTGCAAAAAGGAGAGAGACTCTGCAGCTGAGAACTGTGCTGTTTGTGCCTCACCTCAGTCACTTAACAACAGCCAGATTTTCCAGCTCTCAGCTCACAAGCTCTCCTGCGATAGACCCTCGATCCAATCGCCTCTGAAAACTGGCGAGAGCAGCTCTTACGAAGACCAGGACCCAGACCTTCCCTACACCAAGGATTTGGAGCACCCTCTTGGACACCTTAccttcacactctcagacagCCACGGGAACAGGGCCCACGTGGCCTGCGAAGTCACTCGTCCAGTCGAAGGGACCTCAGTGCAGTGGGAGCAGCTGAAAAGATCGGAAGACGTGGCTGTAAACGTGACCTTGATGACTTTCCTCGAGTGTGAGATCGATAGAGAGGCGCTCCAGAACCTGTGGAGGCTGGTGGCGTACTACTACGAGAGTCCAGCCATCCTGCAGCGAGGAGCCAGGCATGAGAACACCTCGAAGGTGACCTTCCAGTATTCCCAGCTCACAAGCGAGGACTCTCCTTACTTCACTGAACTCAAAGGACATCTGATGGCTGAACCAGCCTGGCTCCTGCAACCCAAGGTCACTCTACAGCTGAACAGACGTAAAACAACTACGAAAAAGCTTGTGTTGAACTTCTCTGCTTTTATAGCCAAGCGCATCCACGGAAAAGGCGAAGAAGAGGATGTCACTTCTTCTTGGACTCTGATCCCAAGAGGAACTGCTGAGAGGATCCAGATAGTTCTGGAGCAATCGGACATTACTTTAGATTGTAATGTGTTAAGCTCAGGACATAATACAGTGGAGTGGATGCTTCCAGATCTAACATTGTTAGAACAAACTAATTCCCCCAGAATTATCTCAGAGCACAACAGATTAATCATCAAGAATGTAAGCATGTCAGACACTGGACTCTATCACTGCTTTGTAAGGACGGAGGCAGATGTGGACATAGTTTCCTACAGGCTTGCGGTTAGAGAACGTCTTCTAAGTCCCAGCGACCTAAATGGAAAGAAGATATCTGTGGAGAAGGGGGAGTCTCTAAGTCTTCCCTGTTCTGTTACGTCACCTCAACCCATTGAGACCAGATGGTATCTTCCACAACATGAGATACTTAAGGCAACCAGCGCAAAGGGAAGAGTCTATGTGTCCCCAAATAATACACTGATCATTACAAATGTGATGCATGAGGATGCAGGGGAATACAGCTGTTTAGCAGCAAACCTTTACGGGGCAGATATGTTGTCACATCAGGTGGTTGTAACTGGTGAAAAAGAAGAACCAACTGATGTTACCACAGAGAAAACTGAATCTTCTTTATTTGAGGACATGGAAGGGTCAGGATACCAAGAAATCAAAAAGCAGACTTCTAAGCAAGTACCAAAAGGAGGGGATGGAAAAAAAAGAGGGCCGACCACAGGGATTCATCGACAAGTTTTGAAAGGGAAGAGGATCAAAGAGAATGTGAGGAAACCAAATAAATCAGTCAAAGAGTTGGACCCAAGTCGATGGGCACAAATATTGGCAAAGGCAAAGGCAAAAATCACAACTTTGCCACCGACTACAGTTATGGCAtcaaccaccaccacaacaacaacaaccacaaccacaacaacaacaacagcaacaactaTAACAACAAGGAAAACAACTCCTGCTCCTATGACTCCATCTCCTACTACATCATCCAACAGTGCTAACACACATATCGATGATTTCACAACTAAACACTGGGTACTTTCACCGCATAAAGAGAACACAGACCACAAGTCAGCACAGAAAGCACAATCTCCTCAAAAACCTGGTGATTTTATTACAACATTGACTTCATTGACCACATCGTCCCCTATAAATCGAAGTATAGAACATGTGCCACAGCATAAGCATAAGCAACAAACAAGGACAAATATCAATCCAGTTCCAAGTCAAAGGCAAAGACCTCCACACAGAAGACCTCCACACAGAAGGATACGTCTACAAAGACCAACTCGTCCACCAACAACTACTAAGAAAATAATGTTCACAACCACACCCTCAACCACATCGGCTCCTATATCTATCATCCCTGTAGCCACTCCAACCTCAGATAACTATGTTCTCAATTCACAAGTTGGAAGTGAACATGACCCTCACAGGGGAGAAAGACTTAAGTCTTCTTCAGCTCCAATAAAGGAAGAAGAAATTCAAGCTAAAAACAAACTTGACTTTACAAGTTCTACACCTTTCAGCACTCAGGAAAAAGAATACAGGCGAGAAAATATAGAGGACACAGACTGGACAATTAAAGATAAGTATAATGTAACTTCGACAGGTCCAAGTACTGAAATCCCCGGCATTAAACTTTCCACATCACAGAGACAACCACTAACCACAGTGGAACCAATCCTGACTAGCGTCAACAGACACAAAGTGGAAATCTCAGAGGTCAAACCCGAGAGTCCTGGCCTGCCTCAGCACCCCTGGCTAAATCAGaacaaaagagaaaatccaaTTACACCTCCCACTAGGCCTCCCACTTTATCTCCCATCTGGCCCAAGGTTCACGGGTCACGCCACCATTCCTCAATCGACAGAACTTGGCATTTACTCACGAGAGGAAGGGGTGCCACCAATCGACCCGAAATCTCAGCACAAACAGCAAAACCCACCGCTTTTGTCCCTTGGTTAGAAGCAACTCCTTTTCCCAGAACTTTACCCCCACAAAGCAGCAGAGTTAGAGACTATTTACTTCTCAGCAGGCTTCGAAACAGATTCCGACAATCTCAGCTTGACACCTATCGATTGTCACAGCTGGGAAAACAGGCAACTCTTAAACCTAGGGTCCAGCCAACCCTGAGACCTCATCCAAACATCTACAAACCCCTGACTCCTCCTTCCACTGTAGCAACTCCCAGCAAGTCCCAGACTACTGCCAGCATTCTGTACGGAAACCGCTGGCACTACAGTCACCTCGGAGAAAAGAAGCTGAGTACCGCTCTTCCCTTCCCGAACCTGATGGCCAGCGGTGTGAAGCCTAGGATCATTATGACCGACTCGCTCTCTGTGTCCACACTGGCAGAAACTAACATTGTCCTCCGATGCCAGGCTTCAGGAGAACCAAAACCTGCTATATCCTGGACCAAAGTTTCCACAG GTGCCACAATCCAAGCCAACACCAAACATGGACAAAGATTTGAGGTCCTTCCAAACGGTACATTTATCATCAAAAATGTCCAGCTGCAGGACAGAGGACAGTACCTTTGCTCTGCACAGAACAAGTTTGGCTCCGATCGCATGGTGGTAACTCTCACTGTACAAACTGAACCTCCAAAAATAGTGGGTCACAAGAGCCGTCACGTGTCAGTGTCCCTGGGGAAGCCGTTTAGTTTGGACTGCGTTGCAGTGGGAAAGCCCCAGGCTCAGATCTCTTGGCTTCTTCCAGACAGAACGTTTATTCGGGAAGCAGAAAACCTGGACAGACCCATCTCTCTGTTTCCTAATGGCACACTAAGCATTAAAGCTGCAAATTTCTCCAGTAAAGGAGACTATAAGTGTATAGCGAGTAACGCAGCAGGTGCCGACACTGTAACCTTCCACCTGCACATCGCCGGTCTGCCTCCAACCATTACAGAAGACTCATCTGAGATTATCTCTGTTAATCCTGGAAGAAGTATCTCCATACACTGTACATCCAAAGGAGAACCGGCTCCTCTCCTGAAGTGGGCTCTTCCAGACGGTTCCCaaatgaaacccacacagttcCTTGGGAGACGGATCTTCGTGTTTCCAAATGGAACGCTGTACATCAGAACCATCACTCCAGCAGACTCAGGGGCATATGAGTGCTCTGCCATGAATGTGCTGGGATCTGTTAAAAGAACTGTGGACCTGAGCATGAAGCAGGGCTCTCTGGATCCGTGGAAGGGTCCGTTCCAGCAGCACATGGTCTCAGCTCTGTTCGGTTCCACTGTGTACCTCCACTGTCCCGAGTCTGTTGGTTCTCAAAGGGGAACCATCTGGAGATTACCATCTAAAATCCTTCTGGAGCACCGCTACAG TCCTCAGCGACACATCACTGCATTCCCTAACGGCACTCTGCGGATCCAGAggctgacagaggcggacggaGGTGGTTATCTCTGTGTTTATCAAAGGCCCAATGGAGAGGAGATGGAGCTGTTTCAAGtggaagttctgatgaaaccACCAAAGATCCAGAACCTGGGCAGCCAACAGAAAAGGGTCACAAATGGAGAGAACTTTGTCGTGGACTGTGTTGCGTCAGGCCTCCCAAATCCTGAAGTCTCCTGGAGTCTTCCAGATGGAACTATCATAAACAACGCTCTCCAATCAGATGACAGCGGAACTCGAAACCGCCGCTACGTTATCTTTGGGAACGGCACGCTCTTGATGCAGCACATGAGTAAAAACGACGAGGGCGATTATACGTGTTATGCCAAGAACACACTAGGAGAGGATGCAATGAGAGTGAGCGTCCAAGTTGTCCCAAATTCACCACGAATTTCCTCCAAAGATCAAACATCTCTCTGGGCTCCTCTTGGACGAGAGGCTCAAATGACCTGTGATGCCACTGGAGAACCAAGGCCTACGATCATCTGGATCTCACCCAGCAATGAGATAATAACATTATCTTCAGTCAAATATAAAATTCTGGACAATGGGACTCTCATCATTAAAAACGTGGCCCTATCAGACCAAGGGAAGTACGCCTGCGTGGCGAGGAACTTGGCTGGAGACGACATCAAGAACGTGAAGCTCCAGGTGGAGGTCAAGGAGCCCCACATTGCTGGAAAGAGGGGTCGAACCGAGAGCAAAGTTTTGGCTGTGTCTTACCAAACCCTGCTGCTTCATTGTAAATCCGAGGGAATGCCCGAGCCCCAGGTCACATGGACAACTTCCTATGGCATGACCCTGCCTCTGCCATATGCTGGAGGCCGCTTTCAAGTCCATAAAAATGGCACCCTGGAATTAAGAGGTGTCCGGAAAACAGATGAGGGTCAATTCTTATGTGTGGCCAAAAACTACCTTGGAGAGGCTAGTCTCGCTATTGACCTTGAGGTCGCATCCCTCGCAGAAAAGCCAAGTTTCCCAATGCCAAACATAGAGTTTATACCCCTCAAGCCAGACGGAGATGACCTCATGTTAGAGTGCCGAGCTGTGGGAAAGCCCAAGCCAGAATTTATCTGGATTCTGCCCAACAGCACAGTGCTGGCTCCGGGAATGAAACTTAAGAGATTTGTCCACTACTTTGAAAACGGGACTTTGCACATTATTCAGCCGGTTCCCAGTGACAAAGGAGTTTATCGCTGTTTGGCCAAAAATGTGGCCGGACAAGCCGAAAAGAGGTACGCCTTAGAGCCTGGGAGAAAGCCTCAAATCCGTGGCACTGGTTCACCCGTGAAGATTTCTTTTGGACAGACCATGAACATGCTGTGCACGGTGGATGGCTGGCCCCAAGCCACAATTACATGGACTCTTCCCAATGGTATGCTACTGGATAGGCCTCAGGTCATTGGAAGAGTCACTTATTTATCCAATGGAACACTTCAGCTCAGAGAAACCACAAAGTTTGACAGGGGAACCTATGTCTGCAAAGCCACAAACACATTTGGCTCATCCTCTATAGCATACCCTGTGAGTATAGTGGTGTTTCCTCCACAGATCACGAAAGCACCTCCCTCTATAACCAGAGTCACCAAGGGGTCTCCAGTCACTCTGAACTGTGTTGCTACTGGTGTTCCCAAACCTGAAATTTCTTGGACGCTACCTGGACGAACCACTCTTGTTCCCAACAACCGTTTCACAGCTTTGGGTGGACTTCACATGACGGAGGAAGGCGGTTTGGTCATTCAGGAGCCCAGCCTCATGAACTCAGGAATTTACAAATGTAATGCCAAAAATGCCCTGGGAATGGACTTCAAAGCAACATACCTTCAAGTGATATGA
- the rab33a gene encoding ras-related protein Rab-33A, whose translation MANEGCESSRDPVKHLISSSLELSSSLDHSVQTRIFKIIVIGDSNVGKTCLTFRFTGGSFPEKTEATIGVDFREKAVEIEGEKIKVQVWDTAGQERFRKSMVEHYYRNVHAVVFVYDVTKMSSFQNLKTWIEECNGHRVSPSVPRVLVGNKCDLVEHVQVPSNTALKFADAHNMLLFETSAKDPKESQNVDSIFMSLACRLKAQRSLLYRDVEREDGRVRLNQQAQPKNSCPC comes from the exons ATGGCAAATGAAGGCTGTGAGAGCAGCAGAGACCCAGTAAAACATCTTATCTCCTCGTCTCTGGAGCTGAGCTCGTCTCTGGACCACAGCGTCCAGACCAGGATCTTTAAGATAATCGTGATCGGAGACTCGAACGTCGGGAAAACGTGTTTAACCTTCCGCTTCACCGGAGGATCCTTCCCCGAGAAAACCGAGGCCACCATAGGCGTGGACTTTAGGGAAAAGGCGGTGGAAATCGAAGGCGAAAAAATCAAG GTGCAGGTTTGGGACACTGCAGGTCAGGAGCGTTTCCGTAAGAGCATGGTGGAGCATTATTACCGTAACGTCCACGCCGTGGTCTTCGTGTACGATGTCACTAAGATGTCCTCCTTCCAGAACCTGAAGACCTGGATCGAGGAATGTAACGGGCACAGGGTGTCCCCGTCAGTGCCTCGGGTGCTCGTGGGTAATAAGTGTGACCTGGTGGAGCACGTGCAGGTGCCTTCAAACACCGCGTTGAAGTTCGCTGACGCCCACAACATGCTGTTGTTCGAGACCTCCGCCAAAGACCCAAAGGAGAGCCAGAACGTGGACTCCATCTTCATGAGCCTGGCCTGCCGCCTTAAAGCCCAAAGATCCCTGCTCTACAGAGATGTGGAGAGAGAGGACGGGCGAGTGAGGCTCAACCAACAAGCACAGCCCAAAAACTCATGCCCCTGTT